GGCGCGTCGACCGTCTCGAGCTCGAGCGGATCGCGCGGCTCATCCTCGTCGCTCTCGGCCTCGCCGGTGAGTTCGTCGACCGATGGCAGGCCGTAGACGGCGACGGCTCCGGCGCCCGCGAGCACGCCCGCGCTTCCGAGTCCGGTGAGGACGTCGCGTCTGCGCACGATCGATCACCCCTGCGCGACGGTTCGCGCGTCGTCGACGATTTCCTCGATGGGGGCGAAGTCCGTGTTCAGCGCCTGCGGGTACGACCGCTCGACGATCCCCTGCTTGTTGGCCAGCAGGATCAGGTTGATGTGCTGGAACGTGTACTCGCCGTGGTCGTGGCCGTCGTGGCCGCTTTCGTTGCCCGCGTGGCCGTCGGTCTCGTTGCCTGCGTGGCCGTCACTCTCGTTCCCCGTGTGCCCGTCCTCACTCTCGTTACCGCTACCGCCGTGTCCGCCGCCGGCGCCCGGTTCCCCGTCGTCGATCCGCTGCAGTCCGAGTCCGAACGTGTCGGCCGCGTCCCGGGCCGCCTCGTTCGTCTCGGGGCGGAGGAAGTGCCAGTTGTCGGCCTCGTGATCGACGCCCTGCTGGCCGGCGTACTCCTCGAGGACGTCCGGCGTGTCGCGCTCGGGATCGAAGGTCATCGCGAGCAGCGCGATATCGTCGGCGTACCCCTGCTCCGCGGCGTCCTCCTGAATGCGGCGGAGCCGCGTCATGAGCGCCGGACAGGCGCCGTCCGGACACGAGGTGAAGAAGTAGGTCATGACGATCGCCCGCTCGCCGGCGAACTGGTCGCGGGTGATCGTTTCGCCCGCGAGCGGATCCGGCAGCGAAAAGTCGGGGAACTCCTCGCCGTGGACCGGATACGTTGCGACGTCGGGATCGCCGCGCGACTGCTCCGGCGGGCCGAGGACCGTCTCGTCGTCGCCGCGTCCGACGACGCCCATCGCGTCGTCGAGACACCCCGCGAGTCCGGCGACTCCCGTCGCCCCGAGCGCCTGCAGATACGTCCGTCGTTCCATATCTGTTTCGTAGGATGGCGAGGTCAAAGGTTCGTTGGTACGCCTCCCGAAGCGAGCCGCGTATCGGCCGTTCAGTCTCGATCTCGCGACCGCCGTCCCGTCGCGGCCTCACCCGCGGTCGTCGCGTCGGAAAGCACACCCTTCGCTCGAGGACGCCGCCGGCTGCGGGTATTCAAACCCTAGCCACCGTTTCACCCGTTCGACGACGTAAACGACGGTATACCGATTCGAACGGTCCGAAACGGCGCACATTCGTCGGAGTACGGCTGGTATAACTAATCGGGGAGTCAGCATACTCCCGATGTATGTCGCAAGCGAACCGCTCGGCCGTGCAGGTCGGCTGTCCCGAATGTGATTCGACGATCGCCGCATCGCTGCCCGCCGGTCCCGGCATCAGCGATACCGGGTCGAACCGGCTTCAGGGACGGGAGACCTGCTGTCAGAACTGCGGCCACGAACTCGAGCTGTACTACTACTGAGCGGCCGGTTCGGCCGCTTCGAGTCTTCTTCTCTCGGCGCCTCTCTTCGTCCGGACGCGAGGCTGGAGCGGCGTTACAGAATCGCGACGCGGCGAGTCCCGCGAGTCAGCGAACGCCCGCGCCGGTTTCCCAGCCCCGCGGCGAGTCGTTGAGCCGCGCCGCGCCGTTCTCGGTGACGGCTACGAGATCCTCGATCCGGACGCCGAACCGGCCCTCGAGGTAGATCCCCGGCTCGACGGAGAAGACCATCCCCGGCTCGAGCTCGCGGTCGTTCCCGTCGACGATGTAAGGGGCCTCGTGGACCTCGAGGCCGACGCCGTGGCCGGTCCGGTGGACGAAAGCGTCGCCGTAGCCCGCGTCTTCGATGACCTCGCGGGCGGCCCGATCGACGGCTTCCGCGGGGACGCCGGGCTCGACGGCCTCGACCGCAGCCTGCTGGGCCTCGGCGACGACCTCGTGGACGCGCTCGTACTCGGTGGGCGGCTCGCCGACGACGATGGTCCGGGTCTGGTCGCCGGGGTAGCGGGCCGTTCCGCCGCCGTCGCCTTCGAGATCGGCGGCGACGAACGCGCCGAAGTCCAGCACGATCGGATCGCCGCGTTCGATCTCGCGCGCCCCGCTGTGGTGGTGGGGTCGCGCGCCGTTCGGTCCCGACGCGACGATCGTCTCGAAAGCTGGTCCGCCGCCGCCGTACT
The DNA window shown above is from Halopiger xanaduensis SH-6 and carries:
- a CDS encoding SCO family protein, with the translated sequence MERRTYLQALGATGVAGLAGCLDDAMGVVGRGDDETVLGPPEQSRGDPDVATYPVHGEEFPDFSLPDPLAGETITRDQFAGERAIVMTYFFTSCPDGACPALMTRLRRIQEDAAEQGYADDIALLAMTFDPERDTPDVLEEYAGQQGVDHEADNWHFLRPETNEAARDAADTFGLGLQRIDDGEPGAGGGHGGSGNESEDGHTGNESDGHAGNETDGHAGNESGHDGHDHGEYTFQHINLILLANKQGIVERSYPQALNTDFAPIEEIVDDARTVAQG